AGTGGGACCATCCATCgctcactaaaaaaaaaaaaaaaaacctggcaCGACCTCGGAGCTGTAGCCTTAAACACAATAGGAGGACATGGCTGTCTGCTTTACTTACTTCAAGACCTCTTGGCTCGTGAAATGAGAATCATGTTCGACTTCAGAGTTCATAAATGTTACAACACAATCAATACGTGTGAACACGAACCACCCTCGCCAAGATTCAGACACAGGTGGACTGGCTTCTCGTGATATAGAGTCGAATGTGAGCGATgcttaaagctgctttaattaGACATCTAATGAATCTGTTTACTTCCTGTGATTTATCACCCCCAGCCTCCCGCTgctgtaaatatggacagctatacacgtgtatttgttatgattacattactttgctaacagccaatcatcaagcaaggtcaacaacaacatgccttttatttcaccaaactctcgccaacgactaaaagtcagtcccagatttgcCTCTGACATTATCTCCATACAGGCTGCTGAGGCTGGtcacattgcccacttgcccagctcctgttctggcacgacaccgctCCCCTGTCAGCATCCGAGTGGCatcaaaattaattaaaattggTTATTTTATGGTTAAATTTGAGAttgttgctttattttacacattacaggttttttttaattcctaaCTTAGTGACTTCACTTTTCACAGTTAGCTTTGTATATTATTAATACTATGTACCATTTATGTAtaggtttttttaaataaatttagtAGGTAGACAACTCATAACCGTTACTCCACGTTATTCACGTTAAAATACCCATCTTACAACATAAATTATTTTAGCTTCTTTTGGCCCACTCTCATCAAATTAACCACAAGCTAAATTTGCTAACGCGATAGCAGTGTTAGCTTATTTTGCTACCTCAAAATGGCAGTTAGCTTCACAAACTGCCCTCTTGTCCCGTTAGCTACTAAGCTACTGAGTGTGGAGTGTTTATCAGCTAAAGACACAAATATTTACTCTTTAAAACAGCACTAAAATGAGCGTTAATTGGCTGCACGATCATCATTTGGTCAGGACATAActcaaaataaatgctaatgcccaaagtctgctgaatgtgtaaatggGCTAAATTTGCTAACGCGTTAGCAGCATTAGCTCGATTTGCTGCCTCAAAATGGCAGTTAGCTAATTGTTTTACAAAATACATCTGCTAACACGTTAGCTTTGTGTAAATTGGCTAAATTTGCTAACGCGTTAGCAGCATTAGCTTGGTTTGCTGCCTTAAAATGGAATGTACATTAATTGTTTTACAAGATAAATTTGCTAACGCGTTAGCATTGTTACTCCAagtctgctgaatgtgtaaattgGCTAAATTTGCTAACGCGTTAGCAGCATTAGCTTGATTTGCTGCCTCAAAATGGAATGTACACTAATTGTTTTACAAGATAAATTTGCTAACGCGTTAGCTTGATTTGCTGCCTCAAAATGGCAGTTAACAAATAGTTTTACAAGATAAATTTGCTAACGCGTTAGCATTGTTACTCCAGGTCTCCTGAATGTGTAAATTGGCTAAATTTGCTAACGCGTTAGCTTAATTTGCTGCCTCAAAATGGCAGTTAGCTAATTGTTTTACAAGATAAATTTGCTAACGCGTTAGCATTGTTACTCCAcgtctgctgaatgtgtaaattaGCTAAATTTGCTAACGCGTTAGCTTAATTTGCTGCCCCAAAGTGGCCAAACCTCTGAAATGATACATACATTCACGTTTACAATGTTTACACCAGTTGTAGTGTTTCTTTATATGTCGTGAAGCAGAAAAGATGGATGGCGTTGACTGACCGACGTTATTTAAGCCTCATCTTACgatgtcattattttaatttagcGTTGTGTCCGTGTACATCCAGCGCTTCGAGTTTTCCCGATAGACAACCAGACGGCCACGGCTGTGCAAACCCTGATTTAAGGCTTGTATAAAAGTAGATGGACCATGAGGAGGGTGTATGATTATGGAAGCTGCTCCGTGCCTCAAATGAATGGGTACGAGATGTGTCAAAGCAGCGATATCGACTGAGATAGGAGGGATGTTCCACTTTTACTTccacattttttaatctttcaagCTGCTCTCGTGACTCGTTAAAATAACGATTACTGTGATGCTAATGAACTCTAATGAACTCTAATGAACTCTAATCCTCTAAACAAGGTTTGTTTATTCTCCCTCAAGAGGGCAGTGTTTGAATGAAGGAGCCTCCGACTGTCAGCACTCGTCACATCACCGGGACCTGAAGGAGTCCGGATCAGACCAGAacctaaatatataaatacataaaacaacagatacatttaaatCACGTACACGACacaggaggtgcaggaggagagagagagaggaggtgatggaggtgaacGTCTCTCTTCATTTGATGGATGATTAATTAGAGGAATGGTGTGAAGTGTGTATCAGACAtgcaggaggaggtgtgtgtgaggaggtgtgtgtgtgtgtgtgaggaggtgtgtgtgtgaggaggtgtgtgtgtgaggaggtgtgtgtgaggaggtgtGAGGAGGCGCAGTCCAAAATAAAGGCCTGTATGTTTCACATGTAATGCTGCCGACGTCATTAAAGGAGAGAAgctgctcctctcacctcctctttctgtcttcatcatcacctcctgccctccccttctcccttttcctcacttcatctctctctctcgtcttcctcctccctcctttcctcttttctccctcttacTTCCACTCCTatattttcatttcctcctctccttcatgttttttctcctcttttactgcttcttctctttctcctctccattCTTCCTCTCCTATATCTTcattcctctcttcctttctttcttcctcacctccttctTTCTAAATGaatttcccctctctctcctcccctctcccctctctctctcctcctctctccctcctttcttcctctcctcctccttctttctttctctctctatctcctctccccctctctcctccttctctctctctcccccctccctctctctctatctcctttcttcctctcctctcctctctccctctcctcctctctccctctatctctcatttcttcctctcctctcctctctctctcccctcctctctccctctatctctcatttcttcctctcttctcctccttctttctttctctctctctctctatctcctctccccctctctctcctcctctctccctctctctctcctttcttcctctcctctcctccttctttctttctctctctctctctctcctctcccctctctctttctctctctctcctctctttctctttctccccctccctccctcctcatctccctccctccctctcctctctccctccccccctctttctcttttctctctctctctccctctctctctttctctctctctcctccccccctcctccccctctccctccctccctcgcgGACCCTCCCACTCTCCGCGTGTCTTAATTGTCAGTCTTGACGGAAACTCTCTCGTGCTTAAATAGCGCTCGCCTCTCGCGCTCTCGGGTTGAAGTCACTgacgtgtctctgtgtctgtgcctcGCGCGTGTGTTTTCCCGGTGCTcgtgctgtctctctctctctcggttacctgtctgtcacctgtctgtcggTCACCTGTCGGTTACCTGTCGGTCACCTGTCGGTCACCATGCAGGTGTGTGCGGCGCTGCTCGTGTCCAGCGcggcgctgctgctgctccagggATGCTGCGCGGCCGCGCGGGGATGGAGGGTACTAAAGAACGACGGCACGGAGCTTTTACCGGAGTACAGCACGCGGACAGCGCGGGAGGAGGCGGCAACACCGCCGACcgacaacagcaacagcaacagcaacagcaacaacagcaacagcaacaacagcaacagtatGAATAACAGGCCGAAAAACGGCGGGAGGACCGCGAACACAGTCACCTACAGTGAGTATTTAAttagttcatttaaaaataaattaacattttaattaaatattcaaatttcaTCTGAGCGGTGATGCGTTCAAGAAAaatgatgcgttcaggtgcaAAGAGGCCTCCAGCATGTGTGAGCGTCAGAATATGAAACATctgatttaaacatttattcaaacttCAGCTCAgcacatgaaatatttttaattactaAGATGAAATAAATCTGATCTGTAATTTAACAGCTCAAAgatgtgaaataaattaaatttaaactgtttttaaattgatgttttcataaatgtaaacaaacacaacctgcttatttttctatatttacacacacggcttgatttaagtgtgtgtgtgtgtgtgtgtgtgtgctcagacaTTCTTGTGGTTTCTTCTTCTACACAATCTAAAGTGGagcgtccacacacacacacacacacacacacacacacacacatcaggcctctctctttattttatacatCTTCGTCTTCCAGGTTGTTTCCGTCTCTCTTTACACGATTAGTCAAGCTCTACTTACGCCATAACTGTTTGATTGCAACAACATGTCTCCCAAACAGAGAGAAGCCTCAGTTTGTTCATCGTCGAGGGGTTAgagtgtcttttctttcttttttttgttgttgggaaATTGCTTTTTAAACGCAAATCTTTTGTGAATGATTCCCACCTGTGCTGGGTAAATGTTTCTGGGTGGGTGCGATATTTCTGACAGCTTCAGCCTCTCGAATCGCGGATGATTGATTCGATTAGAAGATCCGAGGACTGATATCCGAGGAGAGGAAGCTTTGTGCTCGTCTTACTGTGTGTCGCGTCTTGTTTTCACGCAGATTATTCTCCTCGTCCATCTCTTGGTTTCTTTTTCGTGCCACCGCCTGGCCTCCTTTCTCCTTTCGATAACAGGAGTCTAAGTGTGTTTTTCCATCATCTGTAATGATTTCTTCAGGGGGAACACTCATTGAACAAGACAacctgattttcttttatttttttggttaatTGGTTTGCAGACCGCCTGCCCAGTGCGTGCTGCTGCAGACATCGTATACTCATGTGGTCCCTTCAGCGGCGGCGGCCACAGAATAACACGAGATCAGGTTCTcatgggggagaggaggaagtcaCCTCACATAAATCCTTTGTTCAGCCCTTCCTACAAAGAAAgccacagaggaaaacagatcCCTCTGCGAGTGTATCATTTCTTTAACCGACAGTTccctttctgcctctttttaaCACactgcttgtaaaaaaaaaaaacaaaaaaaacaataactcaTGCGTACGGCTGTTAAAACGCTGAGGCTGAAACATCGGATTACAGGCCGAGCGCGTCGCCTCGGATCAGTCTGGCAGATGTCCAGCTTGTGCAGAGTTGCAGCAGCGCTGCCTTAAAATAACCAGACAGCTATTTACTCCTCCATCACCGCATACATTTCCTGCACGCATGCATCTATGCCagcttttttcctcctccagccccccccctcaaaaaaaaaaaaactccattaGGTTTGATTGAGCTGTTTAATGACCCTCTGGTCTGGATTTGCTATCAGCTGATTGCTGCCAGCTGGATTTCTTTGTCAGAGCCCCTTTGTCGTCGTCTTCGTCAGCTAATGATCGGACCATGAGACTCTGAGCTCGTTGGCTTACAAATGTACAAATTGTTGCATTGAGTTGAATTTATAAAAGCGCTCGGGGCTCGCTGCTATAGGTGAGCTGACGCTGGGATAAAGACGCAGCTGCAGCATTGAAGCGGTTAACCTGCTTCTTCGATATAAAGTCTGTTGCAGCGTGCGGCgcttcaaagtgtgtgttttggtccGAAGCCATGAGTGTAACTGTGATATCCTGCTCTCCAACCCAGGTGCCTCGGAGCTGAGCTGTAGGGAGCTGCGTTCCACCCGTTATATCACCGACGGATCTTGCCGCAGCGCCAAACCCGTCAAGGAGCTGGTGTGCTCGGGCCAGTGCATGCCCGCGCACCTCCTGCCGAACTCCATCGCTCGCGGCAAGTGGTGGAGGAGTAACGCCTCGGACTACCGCTGCATCCCGGCTCACTCCCGGACGAGGAGGGTGCAGCTGCAGTGTCCCAACGGCAACACTCGGACTTACAAAATCCGCGTGGTCACCTCGTGCAAGTGCAAACGCTTCAGGCCCCACCACAACCAATCGGAGGCCAAGGAGGTCCCGAAGAGGCAACGCAACAAGAAGCAGCACAGTCGTTCGCCTCAGGACAGGAGCAAGAACAACACGCCGTTGACGGGCAACTCGTACTGATGCTCCTCTTTGAGCAtccgcacacacatgcacacacacactatacacgACACACCAAACAACACGATGTCTCCTTCGAATAGGGAGGAGACGCAGATTCAGAGAGAGCGAATTCATAAGCTAACTGCTGGGCTGGTGTTAAGTCTTTATGTTTCAGCCActttcagcatttttttgtgaacGTTGCTTGTTTGCATGAGCTGGTCAGGAGACGTAGCACCGAGTATCTGatcaccccacacacacaaaaaaaaaaaacccaaaacccTCCCTGAACTTTGGCTCCGTCCTCTGCTCAAACAGATTTCATTTAAAGCGTAATGAGAAGTCCTCCCCGCGGCTCCGAGCCCCATCTGTGCAAACATCCAGCGGACGCACCGCGGCCCCCCGTTTAAAGCTGAAAAGGTGTATCCTCGCTCCAAACTGGTTGTAATCCGTCTCCTTTGGGCCGTGAGTGGAGGAGATGGTGGCAGCTCTGGGGGCTCCGACCGTGGGATGTCGACAGGTTTCTGAGCGGCGCTGGCCGGCTCTCCGACAGCACACTAAAGGCCTCACTTGTCAAGTCGGGGCCCCTACGGCACGTCTCCacgccgcagcagcagcagccccgaCCAGGCCTGTCAGTTACAGTAGCGCCTTTCCCACGACTAGATGCAGAGAGTCAGCGGGGTGGGGAGCGAGTTTTGTCAGGACTAACACCACCACGAGTGCACTGGACTGTCCTGTGACTCCTCTTAATTACCTAAATGAGCCCATTCCTGTTATTTGAGTCATAGAAAGCCATTTCCTCTAAGACGTAGTCAGTTcctgtgcacatgtgtgtaggAGGCATCAGAAAGCGGTGCGTGGTCGTGTTGTTCCCTAAAGGGCAGAGCGTTCTCCAGCACGCCCACACGGGAACGGGCCGAATCGAGCAGCGATCGAGCATCCAGCAGCTCCTCGCTCCCATccacactctgctgctgctcgcaGGCTGTAAATAAactcagacaggaaacacaggaattaaaaataacataaatgagAACAATAATTTATGGATTGAATCCggcgaggaagaggaagtggcGATACCCAGTTTGTCTTGTCGGCCTCCTTCCTCAGCCGTGCCTCCTCATGGAGAACGCTCGCCATGTTTCCACATATTGTCAGCACCCCCGTTGTTTTTCCGCTCATATTgcttcctgatttttttttggtttttctaaactgaacaaatgtttgcttccattttttttctcccaaccCTGATTGTAAAGTTTGAAATAGCAACTGGAAGacgcttttatttttttgttttgttttgtgccgTGAGCTCGGAGCCGTGCGATGCATAACGTGATTGTACATATCATACCTGTGTGGCGCCTCCTCGCTTTGACGAGGTGGGGAGCAGTTGAAGAGGAGCCGGGAGGGGAGGGCTGTTTCCTTACAGACACAAAGAAGGACTGTTACAAAGAATGAactgcatatttattttttatttccacatttaaattatttatgcaACCTTTTTGTAGTAAATGATAGCCATTATTGTCATATAGTATGATAGAGACTTTGGAAAtgaaatactgtacagtacatgaatAAAGTAAAGGCAGATATATTTGAAACAGCTGGCttatttgttattattcttatttaattttaaataagcatataaacatttaataaatggtttataacacCTTATAATACAGCTGTAAGCAGATGTAAGTGTTTATTAACTTCTATGTGCATCCaaacaatataataaatgtcCTTATTCATGCTTATAAGGACTTTATAGtgtgttataaaccatttattaaatgtttatattgtgccaataaatgctaaatatgtCGGGTTAAAGTAAAGTTACCGTGTTGCCTTTACTTGTGTGTGCTTTCTGGGAAAAATCTCAAAATCTTGGATGTCCGTGCTTAAAAAAATTCTGCCGTTTAGACAAAAGACGAGTGAACACGACACCAACACTGACATTTATTCGTTTACGAGGAGCCACATTCATCATTCAACATCCGTctttgctttatttgacagctcCGTGGATGCTTGTCATATCTGGAGcaacatataaacatttattaattgcTTTGTAGCACATtataatatagtttttttttatagcagatgtacaaacacagctgtaatatcctaaaataactaaaaatgtCCCTTTTCATGCTCATAAGTACTTCATAGTGTGTTATAAatcatatattaaatatttatattgtgcTAATAAATACTAAACTACATGCTTTCTGGGGAAATCTCAAAATTTCGTAGGTCTGTGCAAAGAAAttcttgtttggtttgtcaGTTTTTGCAaaagaacaataacaacacCAACGCCAACATTTCTCTGTTTACGAGGAGCCACAGCCGTCATTCAGCATCAGTCCAGTTCATCCTTCTTCGCTGTGGATGTTTGTCACATCTGGAgcaatatataaacatttaattgatGGTTTATAACACACAATAATGTAGTTATAAGCAGATgtaagtgtttattaatgtactAATATATATGTCTTCATATCACAACATCTAAAAATGTCCTTATTCATGCTCAAGTACTTTATAGTGTGTTACAAaccatttatttaaagtttatatAGTGCGACGTTAAACTAAAGTCACCGTGTTGCCTTTACTTGTACCTGCTTTCTTGAAAAATCTCAAGATTTTGGGAAATCCTGCAAAGAAAATTCAGCCAGTTAGGAAGATTTGCCACGGTTGGGATTCTctgcacaagaagaagaagaagaatcacgATTGAGATCTCGGCTCAgtcacaacaccaacaccaacatttctttgtttatgagGGTGGATGTGAGCCACAGTCATCATTCAACATCATTCCTCACGCTGGGCCCACCACAGTCCTTCGCCGAAGCTTTTGGACTCGTCAGAGCGGAGTTATGCAACCCAGAACTAAACGAGGTGTTTACGCTAAGTTTTATCTGCGATGTAATTTTTAATTACCGGGACAAGAGCTCCCTTAGAGGGCCAGATAAACTCAGcgtaaacacaaaacagaggATCGCTGTGGCAACTGTGAGCCGAGCGCTCGTCTTTTGTCGTGCCAGTGGAGAACAGTAGATATTAAATTTCACTACGTCATCCATAATGTGCAGTCATTATGTCATTTTCAAGCCCTGCTTTCCAGGAGAGAACAGACATGCCATGCTTTCACTCAGCATGGAATAACTTTCCATGCAGTCCCAGTCAAGAACACGTACTTAAGAGCGCTTCGTGAGCGCTGCCTAAATATATCGATGCTGACAAAGCATCTGCCCTGTGTTACTGCGTGCATACGCGACCCGCGAGTGACCCGCGAAGACCTGGGGAATAACCGAGGTGCACGAGAAGTCAGAGATGATCTATTTCCAACAAATGCAACAAGTCCACGACACTTCGCTCAAGGCCCCCCGATGTAAGTGTCATCATGAAGTTTTGAATACCAGGTGCAGAAGTCCCCGAGGATCGGCGCTCTGTGCGAGAAACAGGACTTAATTAGGTACACACAACGCCAAGAGTTCACAAACAGTTCCTGGATGACTCATTGCCTCTATAAGGAATATTTATAGAACTGACATACTGACCACAATAAATGATAACTGACTTCCTCTGTGCGAAACGTGGGAGTCGGTTCTTTGTGCACGCTCGAACCTTATCGTTCGCTTTCTTAAAGATGGCGAGCGTTTCCCTGCAAAGCTCTACGCCGCTCACGAACGCATCAAGCTCTAAAAACGTCTTCGAGACTTGCTGTTTAGCACATTTATGAAGCCAGAGAGTTGTCTCGGAGGCAGCCACTTGAATGTCAACACAGACTTCAAACTGATGCGCTGCCAACTGCAGAAGAGACAGTCGAATAAAATA
The nucleotide sequence above comes from Larimichthys crocea isolate SSNF chromosome XVI, L_crocea_2.0, whole genome shotgun sequence. Encoded proteins:
- the sost gene encoding sclerostin, translated to MQVCAALLVSSAALLLLQGCCAAARGWRVLKNDGTELLPEYSTRTAREEAATPPTDNSNSNSNSNNSNSNNSNSMNNRPKNGGRTANTVTYSASELSCRELRSTRYITDGSCRSAKPVKELVCSGQCMPAHLLPNSIARGKWWRSNASDYRCIPAHSRTRRVQLQCPNGNTRTYKIRVVTSCKCKRFRPHHNQSEAKEVPKRQRNKKQHSRSPQDRSKNNTPLTGNSY